One window of the Alligator mississippiensis isolate rAllMis1 chromosome 5, rAllMis1, whole genome shotgun sequence genome contains the following:
- the HACD1 gene encoding very-long-chain (3R)-3-hydroxyacyl-CoA dehydratase 1 isoform X2 encodes MAASEEDGGGSGSPEEKENGKKRSLGALATAWLAFYNIAMTAGWLVLAIAMARFYMQKGTHKGLYRSIQKTLKFFQTFALLEVVHCAVVRTSVLVTGVQVSSRIFMVWFITHSIKQIQNEESVILFLVVWTVTEITRYSFYTFSLLNHLPYFIKWARYNFFIILYPVGVAGELLTIYAALPYVKKTGMFSLRLPNKYNVSFDYYYFLIIIMLSYIPLFPQLYLHMLRQRRKVLHGEVIIEKDD; translated from the exons ATGGCGGCCAGCGAGGAGGACGGGGGCGGCAGCGGCTCGCCGGAGGAGAAGGAGAACGGCAAGAAGCGGAGCCTGGGCGCCCTGGCCACAGCCTGGCTCGCCTTCTACAACATCGCCATGACGGCGGG GTGGTTGGTATTGGCTATTGCCATGGCACGGTTTTATATGCAGAAAGGAACACACAAAGGCTTATATAGAAGCATTCAAAAGACACTTAAATTTTTCCAGACATTTGCTTTACTTGAG GTAGTCCACTGTGCAGTTG TTCGCACCTCTGTGCTTGTGACTGGGGTCCAAGTGAGTTCAAGAATCTTCATGGTGTGGTTTATTACACATAGCATAAAACAG ATCCAGAATGAGGAGAGCGTTATTCTTTTTCTGGTCGTTTGGACTGTGACAGAGATTACTCGATATTCCTTCTACACATTCAGCCTGCTCAACCATTTGCCATACTTCATTAAATGGGCCAG aTACAATTTTTTTATCATCTTGTATCCTGTTGGAGTTGCTGGTGAACTGCTAACTATTTATGCTGCATTACCTTATGTGAAGAAAACAGGCATGTTTTCACTGAGACTTCCCAACAAGTATAATGTCTCTTTTGACTACTACTACTTCCTTATTATTATCATGCTCTCCTATATACCAT TGTTTCCACAACTGTACTTGCATATGTTGCGACAGAGAAGAAAGGTGCTTCATGGAGAAGTGATTATAGAAAAGGACGATTAA
- the HACD1 gene encoding very-long-chain (3R)-3-hydroxyacyl-CoA dehydratase 1 isoform X4, with protein sequence MARFYMQKGTHKGLYRSIQKTLKFFQTFALLEVVHCAVGIVRTSVLVTGVQVSSRIFMVWFITHSIKQIQNEESVILFLVVWTVTEITRYSFYTFSLLNHLPYFIKWARYNFFIILYPVGVAGELLTIYAALPYVKKTGMFSLRLPNKYNVSFDYYYFLIIIMLSYIPLFPQLYLHMLRQRRKVLHGEVIIEKDD encoded by the exons ATGGCACGGTTTTATATGCAGAAAGGAACACACAAAGGCTTATATAGAAGCATTCAAAAGACACTTAAATTTTTCCAGACATTTGCTTTACTTGAG GTAGTCCACTGTGCAGTTG gaATAGTTCGCACCTCTGTGCTTGTGACTGGGGTCCAAGTGAGTTCAAGAATCTTCATGGTGTGGTTTATTACACATAGCATAAAACAG ATCCAGAATGAGGAGAGCGTTATTCTTTTTCTGGTCGTTTGGACTGTGACAGAGATTACTCGATATTCCTTCTACACATTCAGCCTGCTCAACCATTTGCCATACTTCATTAAATGGGCCAG aTACAATTTTTTTATCATCTTGTATCCTGTTGGAGTTGCTGGTGAACTGCTAACTATTTATGCTGCATTACCTTATGTGAAGAAAACAGGCATGTTTTCACTGAGACTTCCCAACAAGTATAATGTCTCTTTTGACTACTACTACTTCCTTATTATTATCATGCTCTCCTATATACCAT TGTTTCCACAACTGTACTTGCATATGTTGCGACAGAGAAGAAAGGTGCTTCATGGAGAAGTGATTATAGAAAAGGACGATTAA
- the HACD1 gene encoding very-long-chain (3R)-3-hydroxyacyl-CoA dehydratase 1 isoform X1 encodes MAASEEDGGGSGSPEEKENGKKRSLGALATAWLAFYNIAMTAGWLVLAIAMARFYMQKGTHKGLYRSIQKTLKFFQTFALLEVVHCAVGIVRTSVLVTGVQVSSRIFMVWFITHSIKQIQNEESVILFLVVWTVTEITRYSFYTFSLLNHLPYFIKWARYNFFIILYPVGVAGELLTIYAALPYVKKTGMFSLRLPNKYNVSFDYYYFLIIIMLSYIPLFPQLYLHMLRQRRKVLHGEVIIEKDD; translated from the exons ATGGCGGCCAGCGAGGAGGACGGGGGCGGCAGCGGCTCGCCGGAGGAGAAGGAGAACGGCAAGAAGCGGAGCCTGGGCGCCCTGGCCACAGCCTGGCTCGCCTTCTACAACATCGCCATGACGGCGGG GTGGTTGGTATTGGCTATTGCCATGGCACGGTTTTATATGCAGAAAGGAACACACAAAGGCTTATATAGAAGCATTCAAAAGACACTTAAATTTTTCCAGACATTTGCTTTACTTGAG GTAGTCCACTGTGCAGTTG gaATAGTTCGCACCTCTGTGCTTGTGACTGGGGTCCAAGTGAGTTCAAGAATCTTCATGGTGTGGTTTATTACACATAGCATAAAACAG ATCCAGAATGAGGAGAGCGTTATTCTTTTTCTGGTCGTTTGGACTGTGACAGAGATTACTCGATATTCCTTCTACACATTCAGCCTGCTCAACCATTTGCCATACTTCATTAAATGGGCCAG aTACAATTTTTTTATCATCTTGTATCCTGTTGGAGTTGCTGGTGAACTGCTAACTATTTATGCTGCATTACCTTATGTGAAGAAAACAGGCATGTTTTCACTGAGACTTCCCAACAAGTATAATGTCTCTTTTGACTACTACTACTTCCTTATTATTATCATGCTCTCCTATATACCAT TGTTTCCACAACTGTACTTGCATATGTTGCGACAGAGAAGAAAGGTGCTTCATGGAGAAGTGATTATAGAAAAGGACGATTAA
- the HACD1 gene encoding very-long-chain (3R)-3-hydroxyacyl-CoA dehydratase 1 isoform X3: MAASEEDGGGSGSPEEKENGKKRSLGALATAWLAFYNIAMTAGWLVLAIAMARFYMQKGTHKGLYRSIQKTLKFFQTFALLEVVHCAVGIVRTSVLVTGVQVSSRIFMVWFITHSIKQIQNEESVILFLVVWTVTEITRYSFYTFSLLNHLPYFIKWARYNFFIILYPVGVAGELLTIYAALPYVKKTGMFSLRLPNKYNVSFDYYYFLIIIMLSYIPCVISFSGCYLRNQQPDIQK; this comes from the exons ATGGCGGCCAGCGAGGAGGACGGGGGCGGCAGCGGCTCGCCGGAGGAGAAGGAGAACGGCAAGAAGCGGAGCCTGGGCGCCCTGGCCACAGCCTGGCTCGCCTTCTACAACATCGCCATGACGGCGGG GTGGTTGGTATTGGCTATTGCCATGGCACGGTTTTATATGCAGAAAGGAACACACAAAGGCTTATATAGAAGCATTCAAAAGACACTTAAATTTTTCCAGACATTTGCTTTACTTGAG GTAGTCCACTGTGCAGTTG gaATAGTTCGCACCTCTGTGCTTGTGACTGGGGTCCAAGTGAGTTCAAGAATCTTCATGGTGTGGTTTATTACACATAGCATAAAACAG ATCCAGAATGAGGAGAGCGTTATTCTTTTTCTGGTCGTTTGGACTGTGACAGAGATTACTCGATATTCCTTCTACACATTCAGCCTGCTCAACCATTTGCCATACTTCATTAAATGGGCCAG aTACAATTTTTTTATCATCTTGTATCCTGTTGGAGTTGCTGGTGAACTGCTAACTATTTATGCTGCATTACCTTATGTGAAGAAAACAGGCATGTTTTCACTGAGACTTCCCAACAAGTATAATGTCTCTTTTGACTACTACTACTTCCTTATTATTATCATGCTCTCCTATATACCAT GTGTCATCTCATTTTCTGGGTGCTACCTGAGAAACCAACAGCCTGATATACAAAAATGA